In a genomic window of Stakelama saccharophila:
- the gorA gene encoding glutathione-disulfide reductase: MASYDYDLFVIGAGSGGVRAARVSAAHGAKVAIAEEHRVGGTCVIRGCVPKKLLVYGAHFAEDLKDAIRFGWKVPDQCEFDWGRLRDNVLGEVDRLNNAYTQTLTNHGVEIVGERATITGPHGVKLASGREVTAKVILIATGARPHIPGCPGHEHGITSNEVFHLDKLPKRILIAGAGYIANEFAGIFQEFGTKVTLINRTDVILRGYDESVRDRLLQIAMMKGIEFRFHAEFRGITKNEDGSLTVEMTGHDPITVDCVLFATGRVPNTEGLGLENAGVEIDDKGAVKVDADSRSTCDSIYAVGDVTNRVQLTPVAIREGQAFADTVFGDKPTRVDYGCIPSAVFSHPPVAGVGMTEGEAKEKLGSVKVYTSDFRAMKNVLAQRNERALYKMVCDGANGKVVGLHMIGPDAPEILQAAAVAVKAGLTKAQFDQTVALHPSMAEELVLLK; encoded by the coding sequence ATGGCTTCCTATGACTACGACCTTTTCGTCATCGGCGCCGGGTCCGGCGGCGTGCGGGCGGCGCGGGTTTCGGCGGCGCACGGGGCGAAGGTCGCGATCGCCGAGGAGCACCGCGTCGGCGGCACCTGCGTCATCCGCGGCTGCGTGCCGAAAAAGCTGCTCGTTTACGGCGCGCATTTCGCCGAGGACCTGAAGGACGCGATCCGCTTCGGCTGGAAGGTGCCCGACCAGTGCGAGTTCGACTGGGGACGCCTGCGCGACAATGTGCTGGGCGAGGTCGATCGGCTGAACAACGCCTATACGCAGACGCTGACCAATCACGGCGTCGAAATCGTGGGTGAGCGCGCGACGATCACCGGCCCGCACGGCGTGAAGCTGGCGAGCGGCAGGGAGGTGACCGCGAAGGTGATCCTGATCGCCACGGGCGCGCGGCCGCATATACCGGGATGTCCGGGGCACGAGCACGGCATCACGTCGAACGAGGTGTTCCACCTGGACAAGTTGCCCAAACGCATCCTGATCGCGGGCGCGGGCTATATCGCCAACGAGTTCGCCGGGATCTTCCAGGAATTCGGCACCAAGGTGACGCTGATCAACCGCACCGACGTGATCCTGCGCGGATATGACGAATCGGTCCGCGACCGCTTGCTTCAGATTGCGATGATGAAGGGAATCGAATTCCGCTTCCACGCCGAGTTCCGCGGCATCACCAAGAACGAGGACGGCAGCCTGACGGTCGAGATGACGGGCCATGACCCGATCACCGTCGATTGCGTGCTGTTCGCCACCGGCCGCGTGCCGAATACCGAAGGGCTGGGCCTGGAGAATGCCGGGGTCGAGATCGACGACAAGGGCGCGGTGAAGGTCGATGCCGACAGCCGCTCGACCTGCGACAGCATCTATGCCGTGGGCGACGTGACCAACCGCGTGCAGTTGACGCCGGTGGCGATTCGCGAGGGGCAGGCGTTCGCGGACACCGTGTTCGGCGACAAGCCGACGCGCGTCGATTACGGCTGTATCCCGTCCGCCGTGTTCAGCCATCCGCCGGTGGCGGGCGTCGGCATGACCGAGGGCGAGGCGAAGGAAAAGCTGGGATCGGTCAAGGTCTATACCAGCGATTTTCGCGCGATGAAGAACGTGCTGGCGCAGCGCAACGAACGCGCGCTGTACAAGATGGTCTGCGACGGGGCGAACGGGAAGGTCGTGGGGCTGCACATGATCGGACCGGATGCGCCGGAAATCCTGCAGGCGGCGGCGGTCGCGGTGAAGGCGGGGCTGACCAAGGCGCAGTTCGACCAGACCGTGGCGCTGCATCCGAGCATGGCCGAGGAGCTGGTGCTGCTGAAGTAA
- the pgi gene encoding glucose-6-phosphate isomerase → MAKRDWSAIEGLEQQRLDTLFAADPERVSLLSLDVAGIHFDWSKTHLTAEAIDAFVRLAGDSGLADKRDALFAGETVNVTESRAAEHTAERGEGAPDSVARAQGFHARMRALIDAIEAEALGPVRHILHVGIGGSALGPDLLVDALGRDSDRYDVAIVSNVDGVALEEAFARFDPQATLLVVASKTFTTTETMLNANSAISWMRHGGVADPYGKVVALTASPDKAVEWGVDETRVLPFSESVGGRYSLWSSIGFPAALGLGWDVFEEMLEGAAEMDRHFRFGDFGANAPVLAAFADLYYTQARGCETRAVFAYDERLRLLPDYLQQLEMESNGKGVTAEGEPLDRPSAPITWGGVGTDAQHAVFQLLHQGTHLVPVEFVAVTEPGDALNPDHHRQLLLNAFAQGAALMKGRENDDAARAYSGDRPSSTLLLDTLDPRTLGALIAFYEHRVFVSAVLLGINPFDQFGVELGKEMAKAAGAAAEGGELDFDASTNDLIKRAFG, encoded by the coding sequence ATGGCGAAGCGCGATTGGTCGGCGATCGAGGGGTTGGAGCAGCAACGGCTCGATACGCTGTTCGCCGCGGACCCCGAGCGGGTGTCGCTGCTGAGCCTGGACGTGGCCGGCATCCATTTCGACTGGTCGAAGACGCATCTGACGGCGGAGGCGATCGACGCCTTCGTCCGGCTGGCGGGCGATTCCGGGCTGGCCGACAAGCGCGACGCGCTGTTCGCGGGCGAGACGGTGAACGTGACCGAGAGCCGCGCCGCCGAACATACCGCCGAGCGCGGCGAGGGCGCGCCCGACAGCGTGGCGCGCGCCCAAGGCTTCCACGCCCGCATGCGCGCGCTGATCGACGCGATCGAGGCGGAGGCGCTGGGGCCGGTGCGGCACATCCTGCATGTCGGCATCGGCGGATCGGCGCTGGGGCCGGACCTGCTGGTCGATGCGCTGGGCCGCGACAGCGACCGCTACGACGTGGCGATCGTGTCGAACGTCGACGGCGTGGCGCTGGAGGAGGCGTTCGCCCGGTTCGACCCGCAGGCGACGCTGCTGGTCGTGGCATCGAAGACCTTCACCACGACCGAGACGATGCTGAACGCGAACAGCGCGATCTCGTGGATGCGCCATGGCGGCGTCGCCGATCCGTACGGCAAGGTCGTGGCGCTGACCGCATCGCCCGACAAGGCGGTGGAATGGGGCGTGGACGAGACGCGCGTCCTGCCTTTTTCGGAAAGCGTGGGCGGACGCTATTCGCTGTGGTCATCGATCGGTTTTCCCGCCGCACTCGGCCTGGGCTGGGACGTGTTCGAGGAAATGCTGGAGGGCGCGGCCGAGATGGACCGGCATTTCCGCTTCGGCGATTTCGGCGCCAACGCGCCGGTGCTCGCGGCGTTCGCGGACCTGTATTACACGCAGGCCCGCGGCTGCGAGACGCGCGCGGTGTTCGCCTATGACGAGCGGCTGCGGCTGCTTCCCGACTATCTGCAACAGCTCGAGATGGAATCGAACGGCAAGGGCGTGACGGCCGAGGGCGAGCCGCTCGACCGGCCGAGCGCGCCGATCACCTGGGGCGGCGTCGGCACGGATGCGCAGCACGCGGTGTTCCAGTTGCTGCACCAGGGCACGCATCTGGTGCCGGTGGAGTTCGTCGCGGTGACCGAGCCGGGCGATGCGCTGAACCCCGACCATCACCGGCAATTGCTGCTCAACGCCTTCGCGCAGGGCGCGGCGCTGATGAAGGGGCGCGAGAACGACGATGCGGCACGCGCTTATTCGGGCGACCGGCCGTCCTCGACGCTGCTGCTCGACACGCTCGATCCGCGCACGCTGGGCGCGCTGATCGCCTTTTACGAGCACCGGGTGTTCGTCAGTGCGGTGCTGCTCGGCATCAATCCGTTCGACCAGTTCGGCGTCGAGCTGGGCAAGGAAATGGCGAAGGCGGCGGGCGCGGCTGCCGAGGGGGGCGAGCTTGATTTCGACGCCTCGACCAATGACCTGATCAAGCGGGCCTTCGGTTGA
- the lepB gene encoding signal peptidase I → MNDHAPSADRNEATEAKPHSEWRDTLSFVVKLALAVFIIRSFIVSPFVIPSGSMLPRLLIGDYIFVTKWNYGYSKHAMPWSPPIIPGRIFADTPHRGDVVVFKAPPADDEDWVKRVIGLPGDTIRMRAGQVILNGKPIPKQRVADFVLPVSPNFSCDAYYQQMDGDTLTCHYPQFRETLPSGKSYKVLDLGQTIADDTEVYKVPAGHVFLMGDNRDNSEDSRFPQVVGQGIGMVPMENLEGKAVVNFWSTDGSASWFLPWTWASAARWDRIGKTF, encoded by the coding sequence ATGAACGATCACGCACCCTCCGCCGACCGGAACGAGGCCACCGAGGCGAAGCCGCATTCCGAATGGCGCGACACGCTCTCCTTCGTGGTGAAGCTCGCCCTCGCCGTCTTCATCATCCGCAGCTTCATCGTCTCGCCCTTCGTCATCCCCTCTGGCTCGATGCTGCCGCGGCTGCTGATCGGCGACTATATCTTCGTCACCAAATGGAATTACGGCTATTCCAAGCACGCGATGCCGTGGAGCCCGCCCATCATCCCGGGCCGCATCTTCGCCGACACCCCGCACCGCGGCGACGTTGTGGTGTTCAAGGCGCCGCCCGCCGATGACGAGGACTGGGTGAAGCGCGTCATCGGCCTGCCCGGCGACACGATCCGGATGCGCGCCGGCCAGGTCATCCTCAACGGCAAGCCGATTCCGAAACAGCGCGTGGCCGATTTCGTCCTGCCCGTCAGCCCCAATTTCAGTTGCGACGCCTATTACCAGCAGATGGACGGCGACACCCTCACCTGCCACTATCCGCAGTTCCGCGAGACGCTGCCCTCGGGCAAGAGCTACAAGGTGCTCGACCTCGGCCAGACCATCGCCGACGATACCGAAGTCTACAAGGTGCCCGCCGGCCACGTCTTCCTGATGGGCGACAATCGCGACAACAGCGAGGACAGCCGCTTTCCGCAGGTCGTCGGCCAGGGGATCGGCATGGTCCCGATGGAAAATCTGGAGGGCAAGGCCGTGGTCAACTTCTGGTCGACCGACGGCAGCGCGAGCTGGTTCCTGCCCTGGACCTGGGCGTCGGCCGCCCGCTGGGACCGGATCGGCAAGACGTTTTGA
- the rnc gene encoding ribonuclease III, with product MSGADLKTWLSETFGHAPQAIERYERALTHGSQGRANYERLEFLGDRILGLVIAEWLYERFGSEPEGALSRRLNVLVAGTTCAEVARDIGVAPHLRLGKQARDDGAAQSDNVLGDVMEALLGALYLEAGLQPVRDFVRRAWGDRIDSQTRAPQHPKSALQEWAAAHNRRPPEYSILDRSGPHHAPRFTVRVAIGTFAEATAEGTSKQEAETAAAKALLKDLEDKGTAKRR from the coding sequence TTGAGCGGCGCCGACCTGAAGACCTGGCTGAGCGAAACCTTCGGCCATGCGCCACAGGCGATCGAGCGCTACGAACGCGCACTGACGCACGGAAGCCAGGGACGGGCCAATTACGAGCGGCTGGAATTTCTCGGCGACCGCATCCTCGGCCTCGTCATCGCCGAATGGCTGTACGAACGCTTCGGCAGCGAGCCGGAAGGCGCCCTCTCGCGCCGGCTGAACGTGCTGGTCGCCGGCACCACCTGCGCCGAGGTCGCGCGCGACATCGGCGTGGCGCCGCATCTGCGCCTCGGCAAGCAGGCGCGCGACGACGGCGCGGCGCAAAGCGACAATGTGCTGGGCGATGTCATGGAGGCGCTGCTCGGCGCGCTGTATCTGGAAGCGGGGCTGCAGCCGGTGCGCGATTTCGTCCGCAGGGCCTGGGGCGACCGCATCGATTCGCAAACCCGCGCGCCGCAGCATCCCAAATCCGCGCTGCAGGAATGGGCCGCGGCCCACAACCGCCGTCCGCCCGAATACAGCATTCTCGACCGCTCCGGCCCCCACCACGCCCCGCGCTTCACGGTGAGGGTGGCGATCGGCACCTTCGCCGAAGCCACGGCCGAGGGTACGTCCAAACAGGAAGCCGAAACGGCAGCGGCCAAGGCACTGCTGAAGGATCTAGAAGACAAGGGAACAGCCAAGCGCCGTTGA
- a CDS encoding GIY-YIG nuclease family protein, whose product MIRPPVALSLSKGRSSPYLNRMRFWAYMLHCRGGAFYIGHTDNLDRRIAQHRSGLIPSFTATRLPVELVWSEAFPTREEAKACERRLKGWSRAKKLALIRGDFAEISRLARNKNRPSTSSGQTE is encoded by the coding sequence GTGATCCGCCCTCCCGTTGCCCTGAGCTTGTCGAAGGGCCGTTCTTCCCCTTATCTGAACCGCATGCGCTTCTGGGCCTACATGCTCCACTGCCGCGGCGGTGCCTTCTACATCGGCCACACCGATAACCTGGACCGGAGAATCGCCCAGCACCGCTCCGGCCTAATCCCCAGCTTCACCGCCACTCGCCTGCCGGTCGAGCTGGTCTGGTCCGAAGCCTTTCCCACCCGCGAAGAAGCCAAGGCCTGCGAACGCCGCCTGAAGGGCTGGAGCCGGGCCAAGAAGCTCGCCCTCATCCGAGGCGACTTCGCCGAAATCTCGCGCCTGGCGAGGAATAAGAACCGCCCTTCGACGAGCTCAGGGCAAACGGAATAA
- the era gene encoding GTPase Era: MHESSPRCGLVAVVGAPNAGKSTLVNRLVGQKVAITSPKAQTTRTRLMGIAITGETQLLLVDTPGIFDPRRRLDRAMVAAAWGGAEDADAVLFVVDGKGGVGPRITKLAEALAERREPKILILNKVDVADKPKLLNHAARLNALAAFDETYFVSATTGDGVDDLKAALAARMPAGPWHFPEDQVSDATDRMMAAEVTREQLYHQLHAELPYASAVETERYTEREDGSVEIHQQILVERETQRAIVLGKGGARIKAIGAAARQELHELMGVRVHLYLHVKVRPGWEDDRSLYSEIGLDWVD, from the coding sequence ATGCACGAATCCTCCCCCCGTTGCGGCCTCGTGGCCGTGGTCGGCGCGCCCAATGCCGGCAAGTCGACGCTCGTGAACCGCCTCGTCGGGCAAAAGGTCGCGATTACCAGCCCCAAGGCGCAGACCACGCGCACCCGGCTGATGGGCATCGCCATTACCGGCGAAACGCAGCTCCTGCTGGTCGACACGCCGGGCATCTTCGATCCGCGCCGCCGGCTCGACCGCGCGATGGTCGCCGCCGCCTGGGGCGGGGCGGAAGATGCCGACGCGGTCCTGTTCGTCGTCGACGGCAAGGGCGGCGTCGGCCCGCGCATCACCAAACTCGCCGAAGCGCTGGCCGAACGCCGCGAGCCGAAGATCCTGATCCTCAACAAGGTCGACGTGGCCGACAAGCCCAAGCTGCTGAACCACGCCGCCCGGCTGAACGCGCTCGCCGCCTTCGACGAGACCTATTTCGTCAGCGCCACCACCGGCGACGGCGTCGACGATCTGAAGGCCGCGCTCGCCGCGCGGATGCCGGCCGGGCCATGGCACTTCCCCGAAGACCAGGTGTCCGACGCCACCGACCGGATGATGGCGGCCGAGGTCACGCGCGAACAGCTCTACCACCAGCTTCACGCCGAATTGCCCTATGCCAGCGCGGTCGAGACCGAACGCTATACCGAGCGCGAGGACGGATCGGTCGAGATCCACCAGCAGATCCTGGTCGAACGCGAAACCCAGCGCGCCATCGTGCTGGGCAAGGGCGGTGCTCGCATCAAGGCGATCGGCGCCGCCGCGCGCCAGGAATTGCACGAATTGATGGGCGTGCGCGTCCACCTCTATCTGCACGTAAAGGTCCGCCCCGGCTGGGAAGACGACCGATCGCTCTACAGCGAAATCGGCCTCGACTGGGTCGACTGA
- a CDS encoding NAD-dependent deacylase, whose translation MDDIRNIVVLTGAGISAESGVATFRGPGGLWEGHRVEDVCTPEALARDPETVHQFYDARRAALAGVEPNAAHRALARLDAAWPGELLIVTQNVDDLHERAGAKRLIHMHGELRSALCAMCGAHSRWPGALPPGSACTDCGEAMLRPDIVFFGEIPREMERIEQALARCDLFVSVGTSGAVYPAAGFVQMAAAYEAATLELNLDRSEGSHRFDESRLGPAGVLVPRWVDSLLS comes from the coding sequence ATGGACGACATCCGCAACATCGTTGTGCTGACCGGCGCCGGCATCTCCGCCGAAAGCGGGGTGGCGACCTTTCGCGGGCCGGGCGGGCTGTGGGAAGGACATCGGGTCGAGGATGTCTGCACGCCGGAGGCACTGGCGCGCGACCCGGAAACCGTACATCAATTCTATGACGCGCGGCGGGCGGCGCTGGCCGGCGTGGAGCCCAATGCGGCGCACCGCGCGCTGGCGAGGCTGGACGCCGCATGGCCGGGCGAGCTGCTGATCGTCACGCAGAATGTCGACGACCTGCACGAGCGCGCCGGGGCGAAGCGGCTGATCCACATGCATGGCGAGTTGCGATCGGCGCTGTGCGCGATGTGCGGCGCGCATTCGCGGTGGCCGGGCGCGTTGCCGCCGGGAAGCGCCTGCACCGATTGCGGCGAGGCGATGCTGCGGCCCGACATCGTCTTTTTCGGCGAGATCCCGCGCGAGATGGAGCGAATCGAGCAGGCGCTGGCGCGGTGCGATCTGTTCGTGTCGGTGGGCACGTCGGGCGCGGTCTATCCCGCCGCGGGCTTCGTGCAGATGGCGGCGGCGTACGAAGCGGCGACGCTGGAGCTCAATCTCGACCGGTCGGAGGGCAGCCACCGGTTCGACGAGAGCCGGCTGGGGCCGGCGGGGGTGCTCGTGCCGCGATGGGTGGACTCGCTGCTTTCCTGA
- the dapB gene encoding 4-hydroxy-tetrahydrodipicolinate reductase, with the protein MTSIGIFGNLGRMGRAIEAAIPRTGGSFAGGIDHGGDASALARSADVLVDFSAPGALDRHLTAAQAAATPIVIGTTGLTGAHHRRIDEAARDIAVLQTGNTSLGIAMLAALVKDAASRLGIDWDVEVLEMHHRAKVDAPSGTALMLGDAAAEGRGSDLSDLSVVGRAGLTGERTDGTIGFASLRGGTVAGDHSVIFAGNGERITLSHQAESRDIFAHGAIRAALWLAGQQPGRYTMNAVLGL; encoded by the coding sequence ATGACCAGCATCGGCATCTTCGGCAATCTCGGCCGTATGGGCCGCGCCATCGAGGCGGCGATCCCGCGGACGGGCGGCAGTTTCGCCGGCGGCATCGATCATGGCGGCGATGCCTCGGCGCTCGCCCGGTCGGCCGACGTGCTGGTCGACTTCTCCGCTCCCGGCGCGCTCGACCGGCATCTCACCGCGGCGCAGGCGGCAGCGACGCCGATCGTCATCGGCACCACCGGCCTGACCGGCGCCCATCACCGCCGCATCGACGAGGCCGCACGCGACATCGCCGTGCTCCAGACCGGCAACACCTCGCTCGGCATCGCCATGCTGGCGGCGCTGGTGAAGGACGCCGCCTCCCGCCTCGGCATCGATTGGGATGTGGAGGTGCTGGAGATGCACCACCGGGCCAAGGTGGATGCGCCTTCCGGCACCGCCCTGATGCTGGGCGACGCCGCGGCGGAAGGGCGCGGCAGCGACCTGTCCGACCTCTCCGTCGTCGGGCGCGCCGGCCTGACCGGCGAGCGGACCGACGGCACCATCGGCTTCGCATCCCTGCGCGGCGGCACGGTGGCGGGCGACCACAGCGTGATCTTTGCCGGCAATGGCGAGCGCATCACCCTGTCGCACCAGGCCGAAAGCCGCGACATCTTCGCGCACGGTGCGATCAGGGCGGCGCTGTGGCTCGCAGGGCAACAACCGGGCCGCTACACGATGAACGCGGTGCTCGGCCTGTGA
- the nth gene encoding endonuclease III, with protein sequence MKKADVVEFYSRLAEENPHPETELESVNDYTLLIAVVLSAQATDAGVNKATRQLFRQVDTPEKMVALGEDGLKQHIKTIGLFNTKAKNVIALSKALIEDHGGQVPADRDALQQLPGVGRKTANVVMNVAFGRETFAVDTHIFRVGNRTGLARGKTPHAVEQKLDRATPQPFRLHAHHWLILHGRYVCKARTPECWRCIVRDLCAYKDKTPAPDARKKQQGAKQ encoded by the coding sequence GTGAAGAAGGCGGATGTCGTCGAATTCTATTCCCGCCTCGCCGAGGAGAACCCGCACCCGGAAACCGAGCTCGAATCGGTCAACGACTATACCCTGCTGATCGCCGTCGTCCTGTCGGCGCAGGCGACCGACGCCGGCGTGAACAAGGCGACGCGCCAACTCTTTCGGCAGGTCGACACGCCGGAAAAGATGGTGGCGCTGGGCGAGGACGGGCTGAAGCAGCACATCAAGACGATCGGCCTGTTCAATACCAAGGCGAAGAACGTCATCGCCCTGTCGAAGGCGCTGATCGAAGATCATGGCGGGCAGGTCCCCGCCGACCGGGATGCCCTGCAACAACTTCCCGGCGTCGGGCGCAAGACCGCGAACGTGGTGATGAACGTCGCCTTCGGCCGGGAAACCTTCGCCGTCGACACCCACATCTTCCGCGTCGGCAACCGCACCGGTCTGGCGCGCGGCAAGACCCCGCACGCGGTCGAGCAGAAGCTCGATAGGGCAACGCCGCAACCCTTTCGGCTCCACGCCCATCACTGGCTGATCCTGCACGGCCGCTATGTCTGCAAGGCGCGCACGCCCGAATGCTGGCGATGCATCGTTCGCGATCTCTGTGCGTATAAGGACAAGACGCCCGCGCCGGACGCGCGCAAGAAGCAACAGGGCGCGAAGCAATAG
- a CDS encoding DUF6491 family protein: MRPILIAPAAIAASAALAACATTPEERSAYEASEAAKVPAATPTGEAVSCIQTNRIRETRVHGDSVIDFVMDGGRVYRNRLPNRCSGLGFEERFGYETHIGQLCSTDTITVLCSPPQPGPTCGLGEFQPVELAGD; encoded by the coding sequence ATGCGACCGATCCTGATCGCGCCGGCGGCCATCGCCGCAAGCGCCGCCCTCGCCGCCTGCGCCACCACGCCGGAGGAGCGCAGCGCCTACGAGGCGAGCGAGGCCGCAAAGGTGCCCGCTGCCACGCCCACGGGCGAAGCGGTTTCCTGCATCCAGACGAACCGGATCCGAGAGACGCGCGTGCACGGCGATTCCGTCATCGACTTCGTGATGGACGGCGGCCGCGTCTATCGCAACCGGCTGCCCAATCGCTGCTCCGGCCTCGGCTTCGAAGAGCGCTTCGGGTATGAAACCCATATCGGCCAGCTCTGCTCGACCGACACGATCACGGTTCTCTGTTCCCCGCCGCAGCCGGGCCCGACCTGCGGCCTGGGCGAATTTCAGCCGGTCGAGCTCGCCGGCGACTGA
- a CDS encoding L,D-transpeptidase, whose amino-acid sequence MLTYLAYLIALTSPAVPATAQAVPDAPAATAPAPSVLDGPIEKLKPGEYLWAPQIAPDGPVTMVISLAAQRAFVYRNGVPIGVSTISSGKPGHRTPTGVFTILQKDVDHHSNLYNSAPMPFMQRLTWDGIALHAGDLPGYPASHGCIRLPLAFAKLLFDTTELGLTVVVTDDACVPEVSPAPSPLPSRSRDARGARQAYRWMPERAPHGPVSIVVSGRDRRIVVLRNGVEIGSASVSLDAPITRTQAFTLRAIDAKGAHWMRLPLPETASDSAGGELSAEERAAGHVAEGFRTTLEAILEPGATMLVTRGTLASSGTGARLPVLEADPGSP is encoded by the coding sequence ATGCTGACATACCTTGCCTATCTGATCGCCCTGACAAGTCCGGCTGTGCCGGCAACCGCGCAGGCCGTCCCTGACGCGCCCGCCGCGACGGCGCCCGCACCCTCGGTCCTCGACGGCCCGATCGAGAAGCTGAAGCCGGGCGAATATCTCTGGGCGCCGCAGATCGCGCCGGACGGGCCGGTGACGATGGTCATCAGCCTCGCCGCGCAGCGCGCTTTCGTGTACCGCAACGGCGTGCCGATCGGGGTTTCGACCATCTCGTCGGGCAAACCCGGTCACCGCACCCCGACCGGGGTGTTCACCATCCTGCAAAAGGACGTGGATCACCATTCGAACCTCTACAACAGTGCGCCCATGCCCTTTATGCAGCGGCTCACCTGGGATGGAATTGCGCTCCATGCGGGCGACCTTCCCGGCTATCCCGCCAGCCACGGCTGCATCCGCCTGCCGCTCGCCTTCGCCAAATTGCTGTTCGATACGACCGAGCTCGGGCTGACCGTGGTCGTCACCGATGACGCCTGCGTGCCGGAGGTTTCGCCGGCGCCCAGCCCGCTGCCCTCGCGGTCCCGGGATGCCCGGGGAGCGCGGCAAGCCTATCGCTGGATGCCCGAACGCGCGCCGCACGGGCCGGTGTCGATCGTGGTCAGCGGGCGCGACCGCCGGATCGTGGTTCTGCGCAACGGCGTCGAAATCGGATCGGCGAGCGTTTCGCTCGACGCGCCGATTACCCGGACGCAGGCATTCACCCTGCGCGCGATCGACGCGAAAGGCGCGCACTGGATGCGGTTGCCGCTTCCGGAGACGGCGTCGGACAGCGCGGGAGGAGAGCTCAGCGCCGAAGAGCGCGCAGCCGGTCATGTCGCCGAGGGATTCCGGACCACGCTCGAAGCGATCCTCGAGCCGGGCGCCACCATGCTCGTCACGCGCGGGACGCTGGCGAGCAGCGGCACCGGCGCGCGCCTTCCGGTGCTGGAGGCGGACCCGGGCTCACCCTGA